The following nucleotide sequence is from Penicillium digitatum chromosome 5, complete sequence.
GCCGGTACTGGTGGACGGAGAGGTCTGGCGGCGAAGGGAGAGGAGGGGTTGTGGGTGTTATATCTCGGGAAGTGGGGGTTGCCCTGCGGGTATTCGACCGTAGCTCAGACAGCCTTTTAGAGAGATCGACCTTCCCCGTAGGAGATGGTAAAGATGCTTGTGATGCCATAGTGTTGGTTGAGTGAGGGGAAGGGAAATCGACAAGTCGGATAAGTAGATAAGTCGATAAAGAGGATTAAAGCAGAGTTGACCGCCTGCCTTAAACAGAGGATGACGCAACTTCGCCAGATGGGAGAAGATGTTGAGATTGTAGGTTGTCAGATATATATGATCATCAAAGCAGATCCTTGGCTAGGATCTACAACTGATATCTATATTAACATGTCACGCTTAACAATGACTTAAGGCCCAAGTGGGTTAGAGTGGAGCATGTGATCACTTCCCCGGATTGGTCATGTGACCTGGAGATTATCATATCGTTTCACGCTTTTGCTCAGAAGTCCCATCAAGTGCCACATGAGGGCCGCAGCACCCTGAAAAGAGGAGCAAACAAAGGAAATACAGAAAGCCAGATTTGAACATACCAGACACAGCGGTTGTTTTCCATCATCGTGAACATCTTGTCTCAAGCAGCTACTTTTCGGCCTCCGTTGACATAGAAGATCCTGGCGCTTTAACCCTGCATAAACTTGGTCCGTGGCGACCTCGTATTGGATAAAATTCTCCCGCGAGAGATCAGCAGGCAAGCACGCCATAATGAATACATCCGACTCATCGGCACCACCTCCGACAGTTCCCAGTACCTCTAGAGGAACCAAAAACAACCACTCATCGTCACGCTCGCCTACGGATTCAGCCCTGTCATCCTCCTTCGGCAGCACCCGGTCCCAATCAAGCTTTTCATCTAGAAAACATGTGCGTAACCCAAACCCAGCTCAGAGCTCGTCCCAATCCACCGAGTCCACGCCAATCAACACACCCGGTCCCGCGGGGCGCAACTATCAGTCCACGGAGCAAACAACTGCTTCCCAGCTGAAAGACCTTCAACTAAACAATGCAAACCGTGGGAATGGTAGCCAGCCAACGAATCAAGACTCGACTTCCGAGCCCCGGCAGTCCTGGTATAGTCAATTTGCAGATCGATATGGCAGCCTCGAACTAGAGAACAAAGGCAGTGTGGCCCGCGACCACCTCGCATTGGGTACGATATGCACTGCCTACCTTGATGAAACACACATAGATCCCTCTAACGCCCACTCCCTTTCCAACAGAACGAACCTTTCTAGCCTGGATGCGTACCTCCCTAGCCTTCGCCTCAATCGGTATCGCAGTAACACAGCTCTTCCGCCTGAACAATTCCTCGTCAAATACACAAGCCAAATTCTCCGACTCGGCATCCGCTTTAAAGCCAGGAATTCTTCCACCACATTTTGCCTCGTCTGGCTACGATTCAGCCGCGTTCCATGTCTCCTCTACATCAGCTCGTCTTCGTAGCGTGGGCAAACCGCTCGGCTCGACTTTCATCGGCGTCTCGATCCTTATCCTTATTATTGGCTTCCACCGCTACTTCCAGAGCCAGTATTGGATTATTCGTGGGAAGTTCCCGGCTAGTCGGGGCAGCGTAGCACTTACGGCGTTTGTGGCTGCTTCGCTGATCATAACTACTCTTGCGGTCATCTTGGCGATTTCGCCAGGGGCTGTTGAGACTTAGTTGGGCCATTAGTCCCCGACtagtttttctttttcgttcTATCGACACGGTACGTTGCTTCTTTTGTTGTGATAGTCTTCGTTCGTTTTGTTGCGTTTTGCGTGCAGCATTTGTATCTTTAGATTTCTCGGGGTTATATATGCGTCTCTACCCAGGAATGggggtatttttttttgataaaAGAGAGGGGAAGGGCGGTACATATGGGGATGCGTTTGTTTCTCGGTGTATTTATGTCGACGATAGATTGCATGTCATCATGATCATGAATTGGACCATCCCAAGGTAGTTCATACTACGTAAACAATACCAATCTACAAAGCTGGTAAAGAACGAAACGTCGATGGAGATATTCCGTTCTTTTCTGTTGTGAACGCCCGAATTCACCCGCGCCAGATCAGTCTAGGCACAATGTAAGAAGCAGACGCAGAGACAGGGTAAACTACAAGATGGACGAGAGTATATCGACAATGATAAGGGATGGAGGCAAGAAAAAGAGGACAGGGAAAAATCCCCGGGCAACATGGCTTGCAAACAATGCAAAGCAGGAAAACAGAGAAAAAGGAGCAGACCAAGAACCGCCTAAATACAATTCGTTCATCGCGGGCCGAGCTTGTCCAGGGCGCGTGCACCCTGTTCCTGCCACTCCTGCTTGCTCACCCACATGTCGTCCTTGTCGGCAATCTGAAGAAAACTGGTGTTAGCAACGACCATAGTCCATTGAAAATGGAGGATACTAACCAAATTGGCGAGGACGGCACCACCCAGGAACACCATGTGTCTCCGGCGGGGGGGATCTTCGATGCGGACCTTAAATTTCTGGAAAAGTATTAGCCAAACTATACTGGTTTTTTTGGGTCTTAGTTTCGACGTACGTTCAAGCGCTCTGGGTCGCCGCCCAGTACGCGTGTGAGCCAGAGCTGCTTCAACTCTTTCTCCAAACGAGAGGGCAAACCGGGGTACATGCTGCTACCACCGCTGAGTACGATGGCCTTGTAAAGACTAGAGCGAACATCGACATCGGCGCCCTGGATACAGTTGAAAAGCATCTCAGCCATACCAGGCTGATCAACGTCGACCAAGTGTGGCTGGAAGAGGCATTCGGGAGCCTCGAAGCGCTCGCTGCCGACGCGGATGACACGGCCGTCGGGCAAGGTGTACGATTCAACGAGAACGGTGGTGTCTTCGGAAAGCTTCTTGTCCAGCTCCAGGTCGTAGGAGACGTAGGCGagcttctccttgatctGACGCACAGTCTCGAAATCGGCAGTTCGGTTCAGCGCATAGCCACGGCGCAGAAGGAGGGCAATCAGATTGCGAGTGACGTCGCGGCCAGCAACATCCAGGCGGCGAATGTGGTGGTTGAGTACGGTGGATTCATACACAGGGATAATGTGTGTCACACCGTCACCGGAATCCACAACAACGCCGCTACTCAGACCTACAACAAAACATCAGCATTGACCTCCAACTCACGCTCTTGTTTTTTTATCACATACCCTGGGCATACAGTGCCAGCACCGCCTGGATCGCCACATATACACCACCAAATCCGTATCCTTCCAGCATCACCTCGGCCATCTGCTCACGGTTCTTGAGTGGGTTCATCGGCGGCTCCGTGAGGAGAATCTTGCGATCCGTGGGGTCGATCTTCATCTTTTCGTAAAAGGTGTAGTTCCATAGATGTTGCATATCGTCCCATTTCTTCACAATTCCATTCTCCATCTAAAACAGCACGAATTAGGCATCAACAAGAAACTGGCTTGGTATGCGGAGAGGGCGGGGTCGAACAACTAGGCGAGGACAAGATTCCCCGACATAGACATACAGGATAGCTGATCTGGAGCATTGATCGTGCAGCGGCGGCTTCATCACCGCACATGATATCCTTGACCACGATGTCGCCGCCCTGCTCCTCCGTTCGCAAGATGGGCCGCCCCACTATCGAGGGAAATTGGTGCTCTGGGAAGTTCTGGCGAGGGAATTTAAGTTAGAGAAAAGCAAATAGAGAGTATAGAGGCCGTGCGACATACCTGGGCGGCATAGCCGACCTTGAGGAAACCGGTTCCTCCATCGAGGACTGCGGAGTAGCTTGTTAGCTTGGGGCTGGGACACGGTAGCCTGGGAGGATCGGTGTGTACCAATGGGCATTTCCGTCATCTTGGAGGAATTGGGATTCGACTGTTGGGACTATGGGTACCGTCTGAGATTGAGATTTTCGTTTTGGAAATTCCCAAGAGAGCGGAAGTAGGAGGGTTCAGGGGAGAGTGGAGGTGTTGGGGATGTTTGTGAAGTCAAGCCCACGACGGACGGAGCATCATAACTTACGTGACCGTACCGTACCTTACCTGATATTTACCCCACAGCTGGAGGCGAGCCGCAGCCATGACGGTATGTGACCGCGTCACCGCATTCTTAGGCCAGACAAgcttgaagatgatggaTTACGGCGTAAAAAAAATGACTCTGAGTTCCGGATAAGTAGTGGGATGATGCTGAAACCAATATATATACAAGCTATAGTACAGTTGGAACGCCTTACATCAAGGGAAGGGGCATGCACGTGGATATGACTACAAGGACACATCAAGCATAGAAGATGAGCAAAGAGACGAACGACATCTATTCACAGTAATAAAGTCCAAGCCTAGTCTAACCTGAAGACATGTAAACCATGGTGATAATGTTGAAGAGCTTCCTGTCGGCCGACTCCGACATCCACGCGCTCCGCCATTTCCTATTATCCCTGGACTCATACAAGGATCGCATTGCGCTGCTCAATTAGACTCCGTATAGTTAGCTTTTCTTTCAGCTGTTGCCTAATGATAACTTCGTCGCCCATCTGAGCCCGCACCCAAGGAAAACAGCGATCAATAATGCCACAAATCGGCTGGGTGAGCAACCCCTAGAGCATCTACGGGTTGGAACAAAGGAACTAACCATGCAAAAAGTACGGATTCGGGTCCATGGGCCTAGCAATGGCAACTAACCTACAGCGCCACCTAGCCGCGAAGAAGACCTTGGGCCTGATCTACTCTAACCGCACGATGTCGCGCGGAGCAGCCCTGCAAGCACTGGGAGCAATCCCAGAACCCAATTTTGAGAAGCTCGTATCTCAATATGGAATCATTTTCACCATGGTAAGGCAACTCCACCGAGAAAAAACAAAGCAAATGTAACTGAAGCCTCTTCTAGGTCTCCAACGACACAGTGCTGCAACGATTGCTATCCACCGTTGTGGGTTCAAGCCAGTCCCTGAAGGACAAGGTCTTCGTCGACTGCTCAACAGTGCACCCCGAAACCGTAAGGTCCACTGTATCGCAGCTTAAAAGTAAGGATGCATCGTACGTCGCAGCGCAGGTCTTCGGCGGGACCCCAATTGCCGTGGATGGCAAGCTTGTCTTTGCCATTGGTGGTCCCCAAGAGTGCAACTGAGGCCGTCAAACCTCTGATCCAAGATGTGATGGGTCGTCGTGTGATTGATTGCGGCGAGGATGCTACAAAATCATCGCTTCTGAAAATCGCCGGTAACATTATCACTGTCAACATTATGGAGGCTGTTGGGGAGGCTCAGGTCTTTGCTGAGAAGACCGGGCTTGGAACTGGTCCCATGGAGGAGCTTATTGGCGAGGCTCTTGGTTCTTTTGCTGGAGGTTATTCTAAGAGGTATGTTTCATCGTTGTTTTGGTGCTGGCACCGCGGCTCTTCAGGCGTATCTATGTTTCCAGATTGACTGCGGATGCTTATGCGCCGCCCCTGAACTCTCGTCCTGGCTTTAGGGTTTCTCTTGCTATCAGGGATTCCAGGCATGCCATGTCGATGGCCCAGGAGCAGGGTGTTGAGCTTCCTGGCCTTGAGATTGCTCGGGCTAATATGGAAGCCGCGAGAGAATATGGCGGAGAGTGTCTGGACAGCAGTGCGATGTACGGGACTCTGCGCCAGAAGGCTGGCCTGGAGTTTTGGAATGAGAAGAGCAGGAGAGAATAAAGTCAAAATCATGGCTCCCATGAGATACAGAGTGATAATTTATATGGATTCACACATGTTCCATTGTCCAGACGGAATTGATCCTTCCGGGCATCATCTATTGGCTACACGCAGCCTGGAtcccaagcagtttgttgaactactggagctcacaagcttctactcgcgggtctgcacgaggtaactccttcatttgtttcctcaacaaagtcttttggcacccgccaatcaccacacacctggaccccccgggaccccccgggaccctcacccccatgatggccggctcacacgtcggagacagccgtcatcaactggctactcagccctcgcatttacgaatgcatgaactgcaatctgtggagaaagatctttgtattatagaaaccatagcactgcacgtcccaataccccatgggaggtcgcgggagcaagctttcgcttgctccctgccggacgttaaatatatctacctacctacctacctacctacctatcTATTGGCTACATGCATATGACCAGGTGACCCGTAACCTTTCTCACACCATGCCTCTGCTATTGTGTTGGGACTATCAAGAATGATCATACACCCGACCAATTAAATACGCAACTTGACTTGTCAAAAAGCAGGATTTTCTTTTCGCCAAAATGGTTCTGGGAATTggatagaaaaagaaagctcGACCAGGATCAACTTGGTCGAGACGGAACAGTGATTGGAATGAAGTCGCCCAAGTGATTTATAGCCTCATGGTGAGTGTGGCCCGCATGGGGTGTTAGGGTGTGTTGTTGGCTTGATTCGTGCGGTGTCTGCCAAACAGGGATAAGTCTCCGCAAAGCAGGTCCCCAATGACCAGTTGGACAAATTCCTCATGTGCCGTTCGAAAACCGGGTTAATTACCAGCTCATCCGAGTCTCCAGCTGACAACAAACAGTCCGTATCCTCATATGGCCAATTGACCCTCATCCCACTTGTAAATGGAATGAACCAGTTCTCAAATGGGTAGTTCTGATAGTTTGTAATGATCCTGTCACGCATTCCTGGCCACGGAACATAATCCATCCAAGCAGGGTGTGGATGGAGAATTTGCGTTGGACGTGGGGTTAGCCACTCTGGGAGTCGCTCATAGTTCTCTTGCGTGGG
It contains:
- a CDS encoding PF02656 domain protein; amino-acid sequence: MNTSDSSAPPPTVPSTSRGTKNNHSSSRSPTDSALSSSFGSTRSQSSFSSRKHSTEQTTASQLKDLQLNNANRGNGSQPTNQDSTSEPRQSWYSQFADRYGSLELENKGSVARDHLALERTFLAWMRTSLAFASIGIAVTQLFRLNNSSSNTQAKFSDSASALKPGILPPHFASSGYDSAAFHVSSTSARLRSVGKPLGSTFIGVSILILIIGFHRYFQSQYWIIRGKFPASRGSVALTAFVAASLIITTLAVILAISPGAVET
- a CDS encoding 6-phosphogluconate dehydrogenase family protein codes for the protein MATNLQRHLAAKKTLGLIYSNRTMSRGAALQALGAIPEPNFEKLVSQYGIIFTMVSNDTVLQRLLSTVVGSSQSLKDKVFVDCSTVHPETRRSSAGPQLPWMASLSLPLVVPKSATEAVKPLIQDVMGRRVIDCGEDATKSSLLKIAGNIITVNIMEAVGEAQVFAEKTGLGTGPMEELIGEALGSFAGGYSKRLTADAYAPPLNSRPGFRVSLAIRDSRHAMSMAQEQGVELPGLEIARANMEAAREYGGECLDSSAMYGTLRQKAGLEFWNEKSRRE
- a CDS encoding Actin-like protein, putative, which gives rise to MTEMPIVLDGGTGFLKVGYAAQNFPEHQFPSIVGRPILRTEEQGGDIVVKDIMCGDEAAAARSMLQISYPMENGIVKKWDDMQHLWNYTFYEKMKIDPTDRKILLTEPPMNPLKNREQMAEVMLEGYGFGGVYVAIQAVLALYAQGLSSGVVVDSGDGVTHIIPVYESTVLNHHIRRLDVAGRDVTRNLIALLLRRGYALNRTADFETVRQIKEKLAYVSYDLELDKKLSEDTTVLVESYTLPDGRVIRVGSERFEAPECLFQPHLVDVDQPGMAEMLFNCIQGADVDVRSSLYKAIVLSGGSSMYPGLPSRLEKELKQLWLTRVLGGDPERLNKFKVRIEDPPRRRHMVFLGGAVLANLIADKDDMWVSKQEWQEQGARALDKLGPR